Proteins found in one Cellulomonas palmilytica genomic segment:
- a CDS encoding peptidoglycan DD-metalloendopeptidase family protein, with protein MRRRTRPSRPTAPRTDLRTDLRTDLRRARTRASRPGALLAIVGLVATIVLGAVATPANADAIDDRRKAAERQKSANEKERSDAEEVLEGLEGELGAVSDRLLEVRSQLPAARLAVQEAEAEYAKAKREAAIVAARLQDAREQADDLSATIEADSDESARLREAIGQMAREAYRGGGDVSGVSMVLDADSSEDFIQRADLMSQALRTRAQVLDDLQATESGNRNSAERLEAVQTRIGELKDEADAKVAQSKAAKKAAEDAKAKLDALLAEEKEKQAALLAKKGEITAQLARIEQEARRIESDLRKAIEEQKKRDAERAKDPGDPPPSSGTLFVNPTQTRPIVVTSEYGMRFHPVLRYWRLHAGIDLRDYCGNDVYAARSGTVAWTQYRYGYGNQVMITHGTVNGRSLATSYNHLSSFVVKPGAHVKAGQLIARAGNTGTSAACHLHFEVYVNGSTTNPRPYLGL; from the coding sequence ATGCGCCGACGCACGCGACCGAGCCGACCGACCGCCCCGCGGACCGACCTGCGGACCGACCTGCGGACCGACCTGCGGCGGGCACGCACCCGCGCGTCTCGCCCGGGTGCGCTGCTCGCGATCGTGGGCCTCGTCGCGACGATCGTGCTGGGCGCGGTCGCGACGCCGGCGAACGCCGACGCGATCGACGACCGCCGCAAGGCCGCCGAGCGGCAGAAGTCCGCGAACGAGAAGGAGCGCTCCGACGCCGAGGAGGTCCTCGAGGGTCTCGAGGGCGAGCTCGGCGCGGTCTCCGACCGGCTGCTGGAGGTGCGGTCGCAGCTGCCCGCCGCGCGGCTCGCCGTGCAGGAGGCCGAGGCCGAGTACGCGAAGGCGAAGCGCGAGGCCGCGATCGTCGCGGCACGCCTGCAGGACGCGCGTGAGCAGGCCGACGACCTGTCCGCGACGATCGAGGCGGACTCCGACGAGTCGGCCCGCCTGCGTGAGGCGATCGGGCAGATGGCACGCGAGGCGTACCGCGGCGGCGGCGACGTGTCGGGCGTGAGCATGGTGCTCGACGCGGACTCGAGCGAGGACTTCATCCAGCGCGCCGACCTCATGAGCCAGGCGCTGCGCACGCGCGCGCAGGTGCTCGACGACCTGCAGGCCACCGAGTCCGGCAACCGCAACTCCGCGGAGCGCCTCGAGGCGGTCCAGACGCGCATCGGCGAGCTCAAGGACGAGGCCGACGCGAAGGTCGCGCAGTCCAAGGCCGCGAAGAAGGCCGCCGAGGACGCCAAGGCGAAGCTCGACGCGCTGCTCGCCGAGGAGAAGGAGAAGCAGGCGGCGCTGCTCGCGAAGAAGGGCGAGATCACCGCGCAGCTCGCGCGCATCGAGCAGGAGGCCAGGCGCATCGAGTCCGACCTGCGCAAGGCGATCGAGGAGCAGAAGAAGCGCGACGCCGAGCGGGCGAAGGACCCGGGTGACCCGCCGCCCTCGTCGGGCACGCTGTTCGTCAACCCGACGCAGACCCGGCCGATCGTCGTGACGTCCGAGTACGGCATGCGCTTCCACCCGGTGCTGAGGTACTGGCGCCTGCACGCGGGCATCGACCTGCGCGACTACTGCGGCAACGACGTGTACGCGGCCCGTTCCGGGACGGTGGCCTGGACGCAGTACCGCTACGGGTACGGCAACCAGGTGATGATCACGCACGGCACCGTCAACGGACGGTCGCTCGCGACGAGCTACAACCACCTGTCGTCGTTCGTCGTGAAGCCCGGTGCGCACGTCAAGGCGGGTCAGCTCATCGCCCGGGCCGGCAACACCGGCACCTCGGCGGCGTGCCACCTGCACTTCGAGGTGTACGTCAACGGCTCGACGACGAACCCGCGGCCGTACCTCGGGCTCTGA
- the smpB gene encoding SsrA-binding protein SmpB: MAKDSGRKLVAANRKARHDYTIEDVFEAGVVLTGTEVKALRAGRASLVDGWCEVEGGEAWLHGVHIPEYAQGTWTNHAPRRKRKLLLHREEIDRLESRTREKGHTVVPLALYFLDGRAKVEIALARGKKDWDKRQALRERQDNMEAQRAIRERRDR, from the coding sequence GTGGCCAAGGACTCCGGGCGCAAGCTCGTGGCCGCCAACCGCAAGGCCCGCCACGACTACACGATCGAGGACGTCTTCGAGGCCGGCGTCGTGCTGACCGGCACCGAGGTCAAGGCGCTGCGCGCCGGCCGCGCGTCGCTGGTCGACGGCTGGTGCGAGGTCGAGGGCGGCGAGGCGTGGCTGCACGGGGTGCACATCCCCGAATACGCGCAGGGCACGTGGACCAACCACGCGCCGCGCCGCAAGCGCAAGCTCCTGCTGCACCGCGAGGAGATCGACCGGCTCGAGTCCCGCACCCGCGAGAAGGGGCACACCGTCGTCCCGCTCGCGCTGTACTTCCTCGACGGCCGCGCGAAGGTCGAGATCGCGCTGGCCCGAGGCAAGAAGGACTGGGACAAGCGCCAGGCGCTGCGCGAGCGGCAGGACAACATGGAGGCGCAGCGCGCGATCCGGGAGCGCCGCGACCGCTGA
- a CDS encoding DUF2207 domain-containing protein codes for MHRIASHSLPAGRAARRAGVVLGLSGAVLVGTALAATAAPDQTNGREITRYDVTATLDASGVADVSVDFDFDFGDDPGHGPYLTLPTRQGYDETLDRAFEYSGITVSSPSGAPADLHREESDGWLTLRIGDEDVDDVSGVQSYRLTYRVDGLVNPANEQHSGDELYWNVIGEGWEIPIGDVSATVTGPADVEGAVCFAGPSGSTAPCTSASTLGATATFTQDLLGRGEPFTTVTGWPGGTFVGAEPILVERPDPAAVWAPASPLGGVAVLAALGGSALAVRRVRRTGRDRAYLGLTPGLRPVHGQDVGSGYRDKRTPVSVQFTPPENVRPGELGTLVDEKADPVDVTATLIDLAVRGYLRIEEVPRKNPKKKPKDWTLVRLRPADGALLEYEVRLLDDVFDDRSSVTLSDLKQTFATSMGKVQDALYDQVTSLGWFRANPKSVRGAWIAAGIALIVAAGIALAVAIAVGGSSSSAPGGLALVPVAIGLVGVVVLVCAKHAPARTEDGTAVLAQALGFRTYLTTAEADQIRFEEGQDVFSRYLPYAIVFGVAERWARVFAELAAQGRAIAAPGWYVGYYDPLPGVFWASGFASSIDRFQTVATESLTAPTPGSSGDSGFSGGGFSGGGVGGGGGGGW; via the coding sequence GTGCACCGAATCGCGAGCCACTCCCTGCCGGCCGGGCGCGCCGCGCGCCGCGCTGGCGTCGTCCTCGGACTGTCCGGCGCCGTGCTCGTCGGCACCGCGCTCGCCGCGACCGCCGCGCCGGACCAGACGAACGGCCGCGAGATCACGCGGTACGACGTGACCGCGACGCTCGACGCGTCCGGGGTCGCGGACGTGAGCGTCGACTTCGACTTCGACTTCGGCGACGACCCCGGCCACGGCCCGTACCTCACGCTGCCGACCCGGCAGGGGTACGACGAGACGCTCGACCGCGCGTTCGAGTACAGCGGGATCACCGTGTCGAGCCCGTCGGGCGCGCCCGCGGACCTCCACCGCGAGGAGAGCGACGGCTGGCTCACGCTACGGATCGGCGACGAGGACGTCGACGACGTGTCGGGCGTGCAGTCCTACCGCCTGACCTACCGCGTCGACGGGCTCGTGAACCCCGCGAACGAGCAGCACTCGGGCGACGAGCTGTACTGGAACGTCATCGGCGAGGGGTGGGAGATCCCGATCGGCGACGTGAGCGCGACCGTCACCGGACCCGCGGACGTCGAGGGTGCCGTCTGCTTCGCCGGTCCGTCGGGATCGACGGCGCCGTGCACGTCCGCGTCGACGCTGGGGGCGACCGCGACGTTCACGCAGGACCTGCTCGGCCGGGGAGAGCCGTTCACGACCGTGACCGGTTGGCCCGGCGGCACGTTCGTCGGAGCCGAGCCGATCCTCGTCGAGCGGCCCGACCCGGCCGCCGTGTGGGCGCCCGCCTCGCCGCTCGGCGGCGTCGCGGTGCTCGCCGCGCTGGGCGGCAGCGCGCTCGCCGTGCGGCGCGTGCGGCGCACCGGACGCGACCGCGCCTACCTCGGTCTGACGCCCGGGCTGCGGCCCGTCCACGGCCAGGACGTCGGCTCGGGGTACCGCGACAAGCGCACGCCCGTGAGCGTGCAGTTCACTCCGCCCGAGAACGTGCGGCCCGGCGAGCTCGGCACGCTCGTCGACGAGAAGGCCGACCCCGTCGACGTGACCGCGACCCTCATCGACCTCGCCGTGCGCGGCTACCTGCGCATCGAGGAGGTCCCGCGCAAGAACCCGAAGAAGAAGCCGAAGGACTGGACGCTCGTGCGGCTGCGGCCGGCCGACGGCGCACTGCTCGAGTACGAGGTGCGGCTCCTCGACGACGTGTTCGACGACCGGTCGAGCGTCACGCTGTCCGACCTCAAGCAGACGTTCGCCACGTCGATGGGCAAGGTCCAGGACGCGCTGTACGACCAGGTGACGAGCCTCGGCTGGTTCCGCGCCAACCCGAAGTCCGTGCGCGGGGCCTGGATCGCCGCGGGCATCGCGCTGATCGTCGCCGCGGGGATCGCGCTGGCCGTCGCGATCGCCGTCGGGGGCTCGTCGTCGTCCGCGCCCGGGGGGCTCGCCCTCGTGCCGGTCGCGATCGGGCTCGTCGGGGTCGTCGTGCTCGTGTGCGCCAAGCACGCGCCCGCCCGCACCGAGGACGGCACCGCGGTGCTCGCGCAGGCGCTCGGCTTCCGGACGTACCTGACGACCGCCGAGGCCGACCAGATCCGGTTCGAGGAGGGGCAGGACGTCTTCAGCCGGTACCTGCCCTACGCGATCGTGTTCGGCGTCGCCGAGCGATGGGCGCGCGTGTTCGCCGAGCTCGCCGCGCAGGGCCGCGCGATCGCCGCGCCCGGCTGGTACGTCGGGTACTACGACCCGCTGCCCGGGGTGTTCTGGGCGTCGGGCTTCGCGTCCTCGATCGACCGGTTCCAGACGGTCGCGACCGAGTCGCTCACCGCGCCCACGCCCGGCTCGTCGGGGGACTCCGGGTTCTCCGGCGGCGGCTTCTCCGGCGGTGGCGTCGGCGGGGGCGGTGGCGGCGGCTGGTGA
- a CDS encoding ATP-dependent DNA ligase — MRLPVMPPVAPMLAKSVKDIPDTGHVEPKWDGFRTIVFRDGDEVELGSRNEKPMTRYFPELVEQIKEHTPERCVLDGEIVIVSGDRLDWDSLTNRIHPAASRVRLLSEQTPASFVAFDVLALGDDDLMSTPLAQRRDRLTEALAGAGGRVHVTPATADLDEAQRWFTQFEGAGLDGVVAKPLDGLYQPDKRTMFKVKHERTADCVVAGFRWHKSGPVVGSLLLGLWNDEGRLQHVGVVASFPMARRASLVEELAPLREGVEDHPWAQWADEQAHAGQRLPGAVSRWNATKDLSFVPLRPELVVEVAYDHMEGDRFRHTAQFRRWRPDRDPATCTYAQLDEPVRFDLADILGLRA; from the coding sequence ATGCGCCTGCCCGTGATGCCGCCCGTCGCGCCGATGCTCGCGAAGTCCGTCAAGGACATCCCCGACACGGGCCACGTCGAGCCCAAGTGGGACGGCTTCCGCACGATCGTGTTCCGCGACGGCGACGAGGTGGAGCTCGGCAGCCGCAACGAGAAGCCGATGACGCGCTACTTCCCCGAGCTGGTCGAGCAGATCAAGGAGCACACGCCGGAGCGCTGCGTGCTGGACGGCGAGATCGTCATCGTCTCGGGTGACCGGCTGGACTGGGACTCCCTCACGAACCGCATCCACCCCGCGGCGTCGCGCGTGAGGCTCCTCTCGGAGCAGACCCCGGCGAGCTTCGTGGCGTTCGACGTGCTGGCGCTCGGCGACGACGACCTCATGTCGACCCCGCTCGCGCAGCGTCGGGACCGGCTGACGGAGGCTCTGGCGGGCGCGGGCGGCCGCGTGCACGTGACGCCGGCGACGGCCGACCTCGACGAGGCGCAGCGCTGGTTCACGCAGTTCGAGGGCGCGGGACTCGACGGGGTCGTCGCCAAGCCGCTCGACGGCCTGTACCAGCCGGACAAGCGCACGATGTTCAAGGTCAAGCACGAGCGCACGGCGGACTGCGTGGTCGCGGGGTTCCGCTGGCACAAGTCGGGCCCGGTCGTCGGGAGCCTGCTGCTGGGGCTGTGGAACGACGAGGGCCGGCTGCAGCACGTGGGCGTGGTCGCGTCGTTCCCGATGGCGCGCCGCGCGAGCCTCGTCGAGGAGCTCGCTCCCCTGCGCGAGGGCGTCGAGGACCACCCGTGGGCGCAGTGGGCGGACGAGCAGGCGCACGCGGGTCAGCGCCTGCCGGGGGCGGTGAGCCGGTGGAACGCGACGAAGGACCTCAGCTTCGTGCCGTTGCGGCCCGAGCTCGTCGTCGAGGTCGCGTACGACCACATGGAGGGCGACCGGTTCCGCCACACGGCTCAGTTCCGCCGGTGGCGTCCGGACAGGGACCCGGCGACGTGCACGTACGCGCAGCTCGACGAGCCGGTCCGGTTCGACCTCGCGGACATCCTGGGGCTGCGCGCGTAG
- a CDS encoding nucleotidyl transferase AbiEii/AbiGii toxin family protein produces MTIDLSRSTDPRIAVASHVLAEVHAAIGGRRERLMVIGATARDILSVALTGEPPSRATADVDIAVAVPSWEAYDEVAAHLDRTGRREHTYRVAGLPVDIVPFGGIETSSRTIDWRDGGRMSAFGLREAYDAAAEAALPGGVRVRVPSVAGVTLLKLMAWSDRRLETRRDAVDLQTIIGWYATGTLLDELYETHAALLEAYDFDPDLASAHRLGRDVAGVLGSETSRLLTVLGDDDVVRLAADMPATVADDVSILLALRAGLGERTRDRP; encoded by the coding sequence TTGACGATCGACTTGTCGCGCTCGACCGATCCTAGGATCGCGGTCGCGAGCCACGTCCTCGCCGAGGTCCACGCGGCGATCGGAGGCCGACGGGAACGGCTCATGGTGATCGGGGCGACAGCCCGCGACATCCTCTCGGTCGCCCTCACGGGCGAGCCCCCGAGCCGAGCCACGGCCGACGTCGACATCGCCGTCGCCGTGCCGTCGTGGGAGGCGTACGACGAGGTCGCAGCACACCTCGATCGCACGGGCAGGCGTGAGCACACCTACCGCGTCGCGGGCCTCCCGGTCGACATCGTGCCGTTCGGCGGGATCGAGACGTCGTCACGGACGATCGACTGGCGAGACGGCGGGCGCATGAGCGCGTTCGGCCTGCGCGAGGCCTATGACGCAGCGGCCGAGGCGGCCCTCCCCGGTGGCGTCCGCGTGCGCGTTCCCTCGGTCGCGGGCGTCACGCTGCTCAAGCTCATGGCGTGGTCGGACCGTCGGCTCGAGACACGTCGCGACGCCGTCGACCTCCAGACGATCATCGGCTGGTACGCGACCGGCACACTGCTCGACGAGCTGTACGAGACCCACGCCGCACTGCTCGAGGCCTACGACTTCGACCCCGACCTCGCCTCGGCGCACCGGCTCGGCCGAGACGTCGCCGGTGTCCTCGGCTCCGAGACGTCACGGCTGCTCACGGTGCTGGGAGACGACGACGTGGTCCGGCTCGCCGCCGACATGCCCGCCACCGTCGCGGACGACGTCTCGATCCTGCTCGCTCTCCGCGCGGGCCTCGGCGAGCGCACCCGAGACAGGCCGTGA
- a CDS encoding type IV toxin-antitoxin system AbiEi family antitoxin — MFNVNEHADELNTLVLDVTRALHDAGITSEPTDDEPGAADLRLRIDVGTGSRASYPTITTLKRLDARLATALDLPTVRPLLLLAPHIGDAAADVLRARGVDFADTAGNIRLAWDGVLIDVRGRPPRASTPRHAVDRTAARAFTRAGSMVTFALLGWPGLLSRPVRDIAATSGVAVGTVHNVLQDLTGAGYLRSGAHGRTLNRGGELLGRWAEAYTVTLARRLSIASFALADPDRLSALEADLLDAGAQLGGELAASRIDAHLHPTTATFYVDTVPAPLVVKHRLRPDDHGAIRFRARFWHAPDDAGALVPSPLVYADLVSSGDPRQREHAERIRAVDDRLVALDRS; from the coding sequence ATGTTCAATGTGAATGAACATGCGGACGAGTTGAACACGCTCGTCCTGGACGTCACCCGCGCCCTCCACGACGCCGGGATCACCAGCGAGCCGACGGACGACGAGCCGGGCGCGGCCGACCTCCGCCTGAGGATCGACGTCGGCACCGGCAGCCGCGCCTCGTACCCCACCATCACGACGCTCAAGCGCCTCGACGCCCGACTTGCGACCGCCCTGGACCTGCCGACGGTTCGCCCGCTCCTGCTGCTCGCACCCCACATCGGCGACGCGGCAGCTGACGTCCTGCGCGCGAGGGGCGTCGACTTCGCCGACACCGCGGGGAACATACGACTCGCGTGGGACGGGGTGCTCATCGACGTGCGCGGTCGCCCGCCGCGGGCGTCGACCCCGCGGCACGCCGTCGACCGCACTGCCGCCCGCGCGTTCACCCGCGCGGGATCGATGGTGACGTTCGCCCTGCTCGGCTGGCCGGGCCTGCTCAGCCGGCCCGTGCGGGACATCGCCGCGACGAGCGGCGTCGCGGTCGGCACCGTGCACAACGTGCTCCAGGACCTGACGGGAGCAGGCTACCTCCGCAGCGGCGCGCACGGCCGCACTCTGAACCGGGGCGGCGAGCTCCTCGGCCGCTGGGCGGAGGCCTACACCGTCACGCTCGCCCGGCGCCTGTCGATCGCGTCGTTCGCGCTCGCCGACCCGGACCGGCTGAGCGCACTCGAAGCCGACCTCCTCGACGCGGGGGCGCAGCTCGGTGGCGAGCTCGCCGCGAGCCGGATCGACGCCCACCTGCACCCGACGACCGCGACGTTCTACGTCGACACGGTCCCCGCCCCGCTCGTCGTGAAGCACCGCCTGCGCCCCGACGACCACGGCGCGATCCGTTTCCGCGCACGGTTCTGGCACGCGCCCGACGACGCCGGCGCGCTCGTCCCCTCACCGCTCGTGTACGCCGACCTCGTGTCGTCGGGCGACCCCCGGCAACGCGAGCACGCAGAGAGGATCCGCGCCGTTGACGATCGACTTGTCGCGCTCGACCGATCCTAG
- a CDS encoding serine/threonine-protein kinase, whose amino-acid sequence MLGHVDLPPTVPPSDAPEPIVVDGRYRLDGVLGRGGMATVHRAHDILLGRDVALKVFPEVHGEDELMRNRAEVLVLAALSHPALVMLYDAGTDLRPDGGQQDYLVMELVGGPTLSERLRRVPLDHAQAARVGRDIAEALAVVHAQDVIHRDIKPGNILLTGPDALETGDAGEPAVKLADFGIARLIDGTRLTMTGQTLGTVLYLSPEQARGEALAPSSDIYSLGLVLIECLTGRPAFAGTTTESAIARLVSPPRIPEDIDAELAALLTRMTLMTPDERPSADEVAAALAALASPDRTLALPAAAAPPSEEQSTDAVPAAPTPTGTRRRHPRRALLSAGAALLLAVGGLLVAQQVSASDEPSDAPSYPAVDGRLGDALTELQESVQP is encoded by the coding sequence ATGCTGGGACACGTTGACCTGCCTCCGACGGTGCCTCCGTCGGACGCACCGGAGCCGATCGTCGTCGACGGTCGCTACCGGCTCGACGGCGTGCTCGGCCGCGGCGGCATGGCGACCGTCCACCGCGCTCACGACATCCTCCTGGGGCGCGACGTCGCCCTCAAGGTGTTCCCGGAGGTCCACGGCGAGGACGAGCTCATGCGCAACCGCGCCGAGGTGCTCGTGCTCGCGGCGCTCAGCCACCCCGCGCTCGTCATGCTGTACGACGCGGGGACCGACCTGCGACCCGACGGCGGACAGCAGGACTACCTCGTCATGGAGCTGGTGGGCGGCCCCACCCTCTCCGAGCGGCTGCGCCGCGTCCCGCTCGACCACGCGCAGGCCGCCCGCGTGGGCCGCGACATCGCCGAGGCGCTCGCGGTGGTCCACGCCCAGGACGTGATCCACCGCGACATCAAGCCTGGCAACATCCTGCTGACCGGCCCCGACGCGCTCGAGACCGGCGACGCGGGCGAACCCGCGGTCAAGCTCGCTGATTTCGGCATCGCGCGACTGATCGACGGCACCCGGCTGACGATGACCGGCCAGACGCTCGGCACCGTGCTCTACCTCAGCCCGGAGCAGGCGCGCGGGGAGGCGCTGGCCCCGTCGAGCGACATCTACTCGCTGGGTCTCGTGCTCATCGAGTGCCTGACCGGCCGCCCCGCCTTCGCGGGTACCACGACGGAGTCCGCGATCGCGCGCCTGGTCTCCCCGCCGCGCATCCCCGAGGACATCGACGCCGAGCTGGCGGCGCTGCTGACGCGGATGACGCTCATGACGCCCGACGAGCGACCGAGCGCCGACGAGGTCGCGGCGGCTCTCGCGGCGCTCGCGTCGCCGGACCGCACGCTCGCCCTCCCCGCCGCCGCGGCACCGCCCAGCGAGGAGCAGTCGACGGACGCCGTCCCTGCAGCTCCCACGCCGACCGGGACTCGCCGGCGCCACCCGCGCCGCGCGCTGCTTTCCGCCGGTGCCGCCCTGCTGCTCGCTGTCGGCGGCCTGCTCGTCGCGCAGCAGGTGTCGGCGTCGGACGAGCCGTCCGACGCGCCGTCGTACCCCGCAGTCGACGGACGTCTCGGCGATGCCCTGACCGAGCTCCAGGAGAGCGTGCAGCCATGA
- a CDS encoding methyltransferase: MDSDAGAEDLLTRLRRYPDLEAPNLHAVDATDRLILDEASSALDSTAGEDVVVIGDHHGALTLGAIARHGLSAVRSHQDRLLGERALLANAERLGVGGFASLGLTPDLVAGARLVLLQLPRSLDALDEVAGLVAAHADPDVLVVAGGRVKHMTTAMNDVLRRHFGDVRARLARQKSRVLVASRPLPADERPASSWPRRETHPDLGLTVCAHGGAFAGTGIDIGTRALLQHLEAMPADATSALDLGCGTGVLAVLLARARAGLTVTATDESAAAVASARATVAANGLQDRVVVERADGADVLPDASVDLVVLNPPFHVGAAVHAGIAQVLFAEAARVLRPGGELWAVWNSHLRYRSTLERVVGPTRQIDRDPKFTVTASTRTTH; this comes from the coding sequence GTGGACTCAGACGCGGGGGCGGAGGACCTGCTGACCCGGCTCCGGCGGTACCCCGATCTCGAGGCGCCGAACCTGCACGCGGTCGACGCGACCGACCGGCTGATCCTCGACGAGGCCTCGTCGGCGCTGGACTCCACAGCCGGCGAGGACGTCGTCGTGATCGGCGATCACCACGGCGCGCTGACGCTCGGTGCGATCGCCCGGCACGGGCTGTCCGCGGTGCGCAGCCACCAGGACCGGCTGCTGGGGGAGCGGGCGCTGCTCGCGAACGCGGAGAGGCTCGGCGTCGGCGGGTTCGCGTCGCTCGGGCTGACGCCGGACCTCGTCGCCGGGGCGCGGTTGGTCCTGCTGCAGCTCCCACGCTCGCTGGACGCGCTCGACGAGGTCGCGGGTCTGGTCGCCGCGCACGCCGACCCGGACGTGCTCGTCGTCGCCGGTGGGCGGGTCAAGCACATGACGACGGCGATGAACGACGTCCTGCGGCGGCACTTCGGTGACGTGCGGGCGCGACTCGCCCGGCAGAAGTCCCGTGTCCTCGTCGCGTCACGGCCGCTTCCCGCCGACGAGCGTCCGGCGTCGTCCTGGCCGCGGCGCGAGACCCACCCGGACCTCGGGCTGACCGTCTGTGCCCACGGCGGTGCGTTCGCCGGGACGGGGATCGACATCGGCACCCGTGCGTTGCTCCAGCACCTCGAGGCGATGCCGGCCGATGCGACGTCGGCGCTGGACCTGGGCTGCGGCACCGGGGTGCTGGCGGTCCTCCTGGCACGGGCCCGCGCAGGGCTGACGGTCACCGCGACGGACGAGTCCGCGGCCGCGGTGGCCTCCGCCCGGGCGACGGTCGCCGCCAACGGCCTCCAGGACCGGGTCGTCGTCGAGCGCGCCGACGGGGCCGACGTCCTGCCCGACGCGAGCGTCGACCTCGTCGTGCTGAACCCGCCGTTCCACGTCGGGGCCGCGGTGCACGCCGGGATCGCCCAGGTGCTGTTCGCCGAGGCCGCGCGCGTGCTGCGTCCCGGTGGGGAGCTGTGGGCGGTGTGGAACTCGCACCTGCGCTACCGGTCCACGCTCGAGCGCGTCGTCGGACCGACCCGCCAGATCGACCGCGACCCGAAGTTCACCGTGACGGCCTCCACCCGCACGACCCACTGA
- a CDS encoding nuclease-related domain-containing protein, translated as MATSDDAASPAPKTMRLRYAGTCRACGAALAAGVRAVYDPSAKAVTCLPCVTAAPDASSAGKVPPTVEVPAPAAAPSVEVEVDAGHAGGSARREYERRSAAREKRIREAHPRLGGLILAVSDEPQSTTAWARGAKGEEMLGRGLDSLADKGVRTLHDRRIPRTRANIDHVAVTASGVFVIDAKRYKGRPTLRVEGGILRPRTARLVVGSRDGTSLVQGVHKQVGLVQDALAAAGHGEVPVRGMLCFVEADWPLIGGAFQIDEVDVLWPKKAYEHLTAPGPLAPAAVEELHRLLAQAFPVA; from the coding sequence ATGGCGACGAGCGACGACGCGGCCTCCCCGGCCCCGAAGACGATGCGGCTGCGCTACGCCGGGACGTGTCGAGCCTGCGGAGCGGCACTCGCGGCCGGCGTGCGAGCGGTCTACGACCCGAGCGCGAAGGCGGTGACCTGCCTGCCGTGCGTCACCGCCGCGCCCGACGCGTCGTCGGCCGGCAAGGTGCCGCCGACCGTCGAGGTGCCCGCACCTGCTGCCGCTCCGTCGGTCGAGGTCGAGGTCGACGCCGGGCACGCGGGAGGCAGCGCGCGACGCGAGTACGAGCGGCGGAGCGCCGCACGCGAGAAGCGGATCCGCGAGGCGCACCCGCGGCTGGGTGGGCTCATCCTCGCGGTGTCCGACGAACCCCAGAGCACCACCGCATGGGCGCGCGGCGCGAAGGGCGAGGAGATGCTGGGGCGTGGGCTCGACTCGCTCGCCGACAAGGGCGTCCGGACGTTGCACGACCGCCGCATCCCACGCACGCGCGCCAACATCGACCATGTCGCCGTGACCGCGTCCGGCGTGTTCGTCATCGACGCGAAGCGCTACAAGGGCCGGCCGACATTGCGGGTCGAGGGCGGCATCCTCCGGCCCCGTACTGCCCGGCTCGTCGTGGGTTCGCGCGACGGCACGTCTCTCGTCCAGGGCGTCCACAAGCAGGTCGGGCTGGTGCAGGATGCCCTCGCCGCGGCCGGCCACGGCGAGGTTCCTGTGCGCGGCATGCTGTGCTTCGTCGAGGCGGACTGGCCACTCATCGGGGGCGCGTTCCAGATCGACGAGGTGGACGTCCTGTGGCCGAAGAAGGCCTACGAGCACCTGACGGCGCCCGGCCCGCTCGCGCCCGCCGCCGTCGAGGAGCTTCACCGTCTGCTCGCCCAGGCGTTCCCGGTCGCCTGA